From one Colletotrichum destructivum chromosome 3, complete sequence genomic stretch:
- a CDS encoding Putative cytochrome c oxidase, subunit Va/VI — protein sequence MSASILRVAARGSTTLFRANPIRQPLVARSGMLLPAIAGVPAANTFSTSSRLRSGDHAEETFEEFSARFEKEFDGVQDVFELQRNLNNAFAYDLVPSPSVVAAALKAARRVNDFATAVRIFEGVKAKVENKGQYEQYLEELKSLREELGVPLKEDIYPEEKN from the exons ATGTCTGCCTCCATCCTCCGCGTCGCCGCTCGCGGCTCGACCACCCTCTTCCGTGCGAACCCCATCCGCCAGCCTCTCGTCGCCCGTTCCGGCATGCTCCTGCCCGCCATCGCGGGTGTCCCGGCCGCCAACACCTTCAGCACCAGCTCCCGCCTCCGCTCCGGCGACCACGCCGAGGAGACCTTTGAGGAGTTCAGCGCGAG ATTTGAGAAGGAATTCGATGGCGTCCAGGACGTTTTCGAGCTTCAG CGCAACCTCAACAACGCCTTCGCCTACGATTtggtcccctccccctccgtcgtcgccgccgccctcaaggccgcccGTCGTGTCAACGACTTCGCTACCGCCGTCCGCATTTTCGAGG gcgtcaaggccaaggtcgagaacAAGGGTCAGTACGAGCAGtacctcgaggagctcaagtCCCTGAGGGAAGAGCTCGGCGTCCCTCTGAAGGAGGACATCTAccccgaggagaagaactAA